GACGAGATTGCCCCCTGTCTCGAAGCAGAGGGTATTGATCCGAGAGACGAGAAGCCGACCCACCAGTGGTTTCGGGATCACGATGCGCGGTCATTCCTCGCGGCTCTCCGTCGGCATCACGACCGCCCATTCGGGGAGTTCTGGAACGAGGACCTCGAGCTCGGTGATGATGAAGAGGGCTACACATGGGCAACAACGGATGATGCAACAATCGACGCTCTTGAACAGTTCCTCAACCGGCGGAAATCACGATATAGCCTTGCGACGTCGTCCGTCGACACGCTCCGAACGCGACTGAATCTCTACGTCCGTGCTTATCAAGAGGCAAACGGGACAGATGACCTCCTTACACCGATTCAACGAGATCAAGAGAATCCAGACTACGTAGCCGTTGACGCGTGCTATGCAGCATTCGACTGGTTGAATGAGGGAACTAAACGCGAATACAGCGCCCAGACTCTCCAGCGTGTACGGCGCGTCGTCGACGCCTGGTATCAGCATCTGGTCGGTCGACGGGTCGCCTCGATGAACCCTGCGAGCGGCCTCTACGACGAATTCAAGTGGGAAGTCAAAGATTCACCCACTCCTTCGCTTTCAGCGAATCAGATTCGGAAACTGATGCAGGCGTCGGAGACAACGCGAGAACAGCTGCTCGTGGTGGCGTTGGCTGGCTGGGGACTTCGTGCGAGTGAGGTCGCCGCACTCCATGTATCGCAGTTCCACCGTGACGTTCCCGAAGACGACATCCCCTTCATCACGTTCGAGAGCCGCAAGAACGGGCCCGGTGAGGTGTCTC
This region of Natrinema sp. DC36 genomic DNA includes:
- a CDS encoding site-specific integrase, producing MSRTDAEQEGKTDAERVPSFDGVRWTSCSLEDFMDLYWDEIAPCLEAEGIDPRDEKPTHQWFRDHDARSFLAALRRHHDRPFGEFWNEDLELGDDEEGYTWATTDDATIDALEQFLNRRKSRYSLATSSVDTLRTRLNLYVRAYQEANGTDDLLTPIQRDQENPDYVAVDACYAAFDWLNEGTKREYSAQTLQRVRRVVDAWYQHLVGRRVASMNPASGLYDEFKWEVKDSPTPSLSANQIRKLMQASETTREQLLVVALAGWGLRASEVAALHVSQFHRDVPEDDIPFITFESRKNGPGEVSLLYGMDVLDSRIDELAEDDTWTGYLFPSSQGETPYVTRDTIRNWFQNLALEADLPERIEGERPSPQLCRRFWYDTYTAVLEGVLEGVDEIAAEQGSSDPQVVMQNYLSDSRSRRTRREFMRDQLNAAFRERT